One part of the Palaemon carinicauda isolate YSFRI2023 chromosome 23, ASM3689809v2, whole genome shotgun sequence genome encodes these proteins:
- the LOC137617720 gene encoding octapeptide-repeat protein T2-like has protein sequence MGRSARLKRVIYLEGRIQAEGEGERVKEGERVKEGERVKEGERETGEREGDGGERGRGKGRWRGGGKRRRGRGRGGGKRQRGRGKRRRGRGKRRRGRGRGGGKRRRGGGKRRRGRGRGGGKRRRGGGKRRGGREGRGEGEGEREKKREMERGRKETERKREEKEREGEGREGGRGKRGRERESKD, from the coding sequence ATGGGACGATCGGCGAGATTGAAAAGGGTGATTTATTTGGAAGGGAGGATTCAggcggagggggagggggagagggtgaAAGAGGGGGAGAGGGTGAAAGAGGGGGAGAGGGTgaaagagggggagagggagacgggggagagagagggagacgggggagagagagggagaggaaaaggGAGATGGAGAGGGGGAGGAAAGAGacggagagggagagggagagggggaggaaagagacagagagggagaggaaagagacggagagggagaggaaagagacggagagggagagggagaggtggAGGAAAGAGACGGAGAGGGGGAGGAAAGAGacggagagggagagggagagggggaggaaaGAGACGGAGAGGGGGAGGAAAGAGACGGGGAGGAagagagggaaggggagagggagagggggagagagagaagaagagggaGATGGAGAGGGGGAGGAAAGAGACGGAGAGGAAGAgggaagagaaggagagagagggagagggaagagaaggagggagagggaagagagggagggagagggagagtaaGGATTAA